The following are from one region of the Sphingobium sp. MI1205 genome:
- a CDS encoding aspartate kinase produces the protein MNGHSVEKIGGTSMAATATLFDNVLIAGRKGAELYNRIFVVSAYAGMTDLLLEHKKSGRAGVYARFVADEGTDGWREAIEEVRAAMCARNAEMFARGESRKQADTFVDRRIDAVAACLDDLARLRSHGRFCVKEQLMTVRELLAGLGEAHSAHSTALLLNDRGVNAVFVDLTLWDQEDMAGLDERIVAAMEPVDLATTLPIVTGYAGCREGMVRRYARGYSEMTFSRIAVLTGAREAIIHKEFHLSSADPKLVGTDKARKIGRTNYDVADQLANLGMEAIHPGAGRGLRQTNIPLRVRNTFDREDGGTLICGDYVSDTPRVEIVTGIRRAQALQFFEQDMVGVKGYDAAILEALTRHGAWIVSKSSNANTITHYLSAEAATMKRVIEDLQIRYPDAAISAHPVAMVSVIGSDISRPSLVADALRALDDEGVGVIAMQHQIRNVDVQFIIDVAQYEAAVRALHGALVECDEQRPQEQRAA, from the coding sequence ATGAACGGGCATAGCGTCGAGAAGATCGGCGGCACATCCATGGCCGCCACCGCGACCCTGTTCGACAATGTGCTGATCGCGGGCCGCAAGGGCGCGGAGCTGTATAACCGCATCTTCGTCGTGTCCGCCTATGCGGGGATGACCGACCTGCTGCTGGAGCATAAGAAGAGCGGAAGGGCGGGCGTTTATGCGCGGTTCGTGGCCGATGAAGGCACGGATGGCTGGCGCGAGGCGATAGAGGAAGTGCGCGCCGCCATGTGCGCGCGCAATGCCGAGATGTTCGCGCGGGGTGAAAGCCGCAAGCAGGCGGACACATTTGTCGACAGGCGGATCGATGCGGTCGCCGCTTGTCTGGACGACCTTGCGCGGCTGCGCAGCCATGGGCGTTTTTGCGTCAAGGAACAGTTGATGACGGTGCGCGAGCTGCTCGCCGGATTGGGCGAGGCGCATAGCGCCCACAGCACGGCGCTGCTGCTGAACGACCGGGGCGTCAATGCGGTGTTCGTCGATCTGACCCTTTGGGATCAGGAGGACATGGCCGGGCTGGACGAGCGGATCGTGGCGGCGATGGAGCCTGTCGATCTGGCTACGACGCTGCCCATCGTCACCGGCTATGCCGGGTGCCGCGAGGGCATGGTGCGCCGTTATGCGCGGGGCTATTCGGAAATGACCTTTTCCCGCATCGCCGTGCTGACCGGCGCGCGCGAGGCGATCATCCACAAGGAATTTCACCTGTCGAGCGCCGACCCCAAGCTGGTCGGCACGGACAAGGCGCGCAAGATCGGCCGCACCAATTATGATGTCGCCGACCAGCTCGCCAATCTGGGCATGGAGGCGATCCATCCCGGTGCGGGGCGCGGGCTGCGCCAGACCAACATTCCTTTGCGTGTACGCAATACCTTTGATCGGGAGGATGGCGGAACGCTGATCTGCGGCGATTATGTGTCCGACACGCCGCGCGTGGAGATCGTGACCGGCATCCGCCGTGCGCAGGCGCTCCAATTTTTCGAGCAGGACATGGTCGGCGTGAAGGGATATGACGCCGCGATATTGGAGGCGCTGACCCGGCATGGCGCGTGGATCGTCAGCAAGTCGTCCAACGCCAACACCATAACCCATTATCTGTCGGCGGAAGCCGCGACGATGAAGCGGGTGATAGAGGATCTGCAAATACGCTATCCCGATGCCGCGATTTCGGCGCATCCCGTGGCGATGGTGTCAGTGATCGGCAGCGATATTTCGCGCCCGTCGCTGGTCGCCGACGCACTGCGCGCGCTGGACGATGAAGGCGTGGGCGTCATCGCGATGCAGCACCAGATCCGCAACGTCGATGTGCAGTTCATCATCGATGTCGCGCAATATGAGGCCGCCGTCCGGGCGCTGCACGGCGCATTGGTGGAGTGCGACGAGCAACGCCCGCAGGAGCAGCGCGCCGCCTGA
- a CDS encoding formate dehydrogenase subunit delta has product MSDDTHVMSTTDRLVYMAHQIARNLATLGETAAIEAVADHLTSFWDPRMKAQIIAIARDEPERLSPVVAQAVALMAHGAPEHKTRAMQFNAVGEAGRCDAG; this is encoded by the coding sequence ATGAGCGATGACACGCACGTCATGTCCACCACCGACCGGCTGGTCTATATGGCGCATCAGATCGCCCGTAACCTGGCGACCCTGGGCGAAACGGCGGCAATTGAAGCGGTTGCCGATCATCTCACGAGCTTCTGGGACCCCCGGATGAAGGCGCAGATCATCGCGATCGCCCGTGACGAACCCGAACGGCTTTCGCCGGTCGTGGCGCAGGCCGTGGCGCTGATGGCGCACGGCGCGCCGGAGCACAAGACGCGCGCGATGCAATTCAATGCGGTGGGTGAAGCGGGACGTTGCGACGCAGGCTGA
- a CDS encoding MFS transporter gives MNAISSPAASASPDPSQDATLRRAIAASAMGNATEWFDYGIYAYGVTYISAALFPGSTEEAVLFALATFAISFLVRPLGGLFWGPLGDRLGRKSVLALTILLMSGATLCVGLIPDHATIGFWAPTLLIALRMVQGFSTGGEYGGAATFMAEYAPDDRRGFYGSFLEFGTLAGFSLGAALMLGFSLMLGEAAMHAWGWRIPFLVAAPMGLVGMYLRSKMEDTPVFRAAAALHDSGPPSPGLSLLMRRYWRPMLVVGGLVVALNVVNYTLLSYMPTYLQRRIGLSADEALIVPIIGMLLMMVFLPFAGALSDRVGRRAMWRASLIGLLVGVVPLYMLMATGLVGATVGFVALGLLYVPQLATISATFPALFPTQVRFAGFAIAYNVSTSIFGGTAPAIGSGLISVTGDELMPAYYMMLACIVGLIALRFMPETAGRSLYDDPFAEKQA, from the coding sequence ATGAACGCGATTTCCAGTCCCGCCGCAAGCGCATCCCCCGACCCGTCGCAGGACGCGACGCTGCGCCGCGCTATAGCCGCGTCGGCGATGGGCAATGCGACGGAATGGTTCGACTATGGCATCTATGCCTATGGCGTGACCTATATCTCCGCCGCGCTGTTCCCCGGCAGCACGGAGGAGGCGGTGCTGTTCGCGCTGGCGACATTCGCCATTTCCTTTCTGGTGCGACCGCTGGGCGGGCTGTTCTGGGGGCCGCTGGGCGACCGGCTGGGGCGCAAGTCGGTGCTGGCGCTGACCATATTGCTGATGTCCGGGGCAACGCTGTGCGTAGGGTTGATCCCCGATCATGCCACGATCGGTTTCTGGGCGCCCACGCTGCTGATCGCGCTGCGGATGGTGCAGGGATTTTCGACCGGCGGGGAATATGGCGGGGCGGCGACGTTCATGGCGGAATATGCGCCCGATGATCGGCGCGGATTTTACGGCAGTTTCCTGGAGTTCGGGACGCTGGCCGGATTTTCGCTGGGCGCGGCGCTGATGCTGGGATTTTCGCTGATGCTGGGCGAGGCGGCGATGCATGCATGGGGATGGCGTATCCCGTTCCTGGTGGCCGCGCCCATGGGGCTGGTCGGCATGTATCTGCGCTCGAAGATGGAGGATACGCCCGTGTTCCGCGCGGCGGCGGCCCTGCATGACAGCGGGCCGCCCTCCCCCGGCCTGTCCCTGCTGATGCGGCGATACTGGCGGCCGATGCTGGTGGTGGGCGGGCTGGTCGTGGCGCTCAATGTCGTGAACTATACTTTGCTCAGCTACATGCCGACCTATCTGCAACGGCGGATCGGATTGTCGGCCGACGAGGCGCTGATCGTGCCGATCATCGGCATGCTGTTGATGATGGTTTTCCTGCCATTCGCGGGCGCGCTGTCGGACCGGGTCGGGCGGCGGGCAATGTGGCGGGCGTCGCTGATCGGGCTGCTGGTCGGGGTCGTGCCGCTCTACATGCTGATGGCGACGGGCCTTGTGGGCGCGACGGTGGGGTTCGTGGCGCTGGGCCTGCTTTATGTGCCGCAGCTTGCGACGATTTCAGCGACCTTTCCTGCGCTGTTCCCGACGCAGGTGCGCTTCGCGGGCTTTGCCATCGCCTATAATGTTTCGACCTCCATTTTCGGCGGGACCGCGCCGGCGATCGGCAGCGGGTTGATCAGTGTCACCGGCGATGAACTAATGCCCGCCTATTACATGATGCTGGCCTGCATCGTCGGCCTGATCGCGCTGCGCTTCATGCCCGAAACCGCTGGCCGTTCACTTTATGACGATCCCTTTGCGGAGAAGCAGGCTTGA
- a CDS encoding mechanosensitive ion channel family protein, translating into MITNLPISNDSIGTITRGYVNEPWMQSGLALLLLGAVAWGANWVAKRIVLKLLLRLLNHLPFRIEAGHIGAIVARLSNIVPALVIQVGIGAVPHLPAQAVSFVHSLSTAFIILTIAIAISGFLALLNDLYQRRPNAANRPIKGYVQLGKLLVYGAAAILIIAALMDQSPLLLLSGLGAMAAVLMLVFKDTILSLVASVQIGSNDMVRVGDWIEMPQFNADGDVIDIALHTVKIQNFDKTITTIPTHRLISDSFRNWRGMAESGGRRIMRSLMIDQSSVRFLDDGDVERMAQFSVLRPYLETKRREIERWNAEHGADGTVNGRRMTNIGTFRAYVLAYLQSRRDIAQDKTLLVRQLAPSENGLPIEIYAFANSTAWAQYEGIQGDIFDHLIAILPDFNLRLFQRPAGSDLAGLAPAARPDYVREHA; encoded by the coding sequence TTGATCACCAACCTACCCATTTCCAACGACAGCATCGGGACGATAACGCGCGGCTATGTGAATGAGCCGTGGATGCAAAGCGGGCTGGCGCTGCTGCTTCTGGGCGCGGTCGCCTGGGGTGCGAACTGGGTCGCCAAGCGGATCGTGCTGAAACTGCTGCTGCGCCTGTTGAACCACCTGCCCTTCCGCATCGAGGCGGGGCATATCGGGGCAATCGTCGCGCGCCTATCGAACATCGTGCCCGCGCTGGTCATCCAGGTCGGCATCGGCGCGGTCCCGCATCTGCCCGCGCAGGCCGTGTCATTCGTGCATAGCCTGTCCACGGCGTTCATCATCCTGACCATCGCGATCGCGATCAGCGGTTTTCTGGCTCTGCTCAACGATCTGTACCAGCGTCGGCCCAACGCCGCCAACCGGCCGATCAAGGGCTATGTGCAACTGGGCAAGCTGCTGGTCTATGGCGCGGCCGCGATCCTGATCATCGCCGCATTGATGGATCAGTCGCCGCTGCTGCTGCTGTCAGGCCTTGGCGCAATGGCGGCAGTGCTGATGCTGGTATTCAAGGACACGATCCTGTCGCTGGTCGCTTCGGTGCAGATCGGGTCGAACGACATGGTGCGCGTGGGCGACTGGATAGAGATGCCGCAGTTCAACGCGGATGGCGACGTCATCGACATCGCGCTGCATACGGTGAAGATCCAGAATTTCGACAAGACCATCACCACCATTCCGACCCATAGGCTGATTTCGGACAGTTTCCGCAACTGGCGGGGGATGGCGGAATCGGGCGGGCGGCGCATCATGCGGTCGTTGATGATCGACCAGAGCAGCGTGCGTTTTCTGGATGATGGCGACGTTGAGAGGATGGCGCAATTTTCGGTGCTGCGGCCTTATCTGGAGACCAAGCGCAGGGAGATCGAACGGTGGAACGCCGAGCATGGCGCGGACGGCACCGTCAATGGCAGGCGCATGACGAATATCGGCACGTTCCGCGCCTATGTGCTGGCCTATCTGCAATCACGCAGGGACATCGCGCAGGACAAGACATTGCTCGTACGCCAGCTTGCGCCCAGCGAAAACGGCCTGCCGATTGAAATCTACGCCTTTGCCAACAGCACGGCCTGGGCGCAATATGAAGGCATACAGGGCGACATATTCGATCACCTGATCGCGATCCTGCCCGATTTTAACCTGCGGCTTTTCCAGCGCCCCGCCGGTTCGGATCTGGCCGGACTGGCCCCAGCTGCCAGACCGGATTATGTCCGGGAGCATGCTTAA
- a CDS encoding MFS transporter: MIAAIYPVRSLLLSIFMLMAGSGFLATLISLRLERAGSGTMAIGIVATAYFGGLIVGSLRAADVVRRVGHIRAFAAFVALLSASTLSYALLTHPLFWMVLRLIDGVCVAGVFVCLESWLNDRAEPQMRGSVLAAYMVALYSGQAIGQLLLGASGTLPAIPFQLASILISLAIIPLCLTRSSAPAPVEASAFSIRSLLIASPLGAGGAVATGLMLGAFYGLAAVHVRRLGLDLAETARFMMIVILGGVALQWPLGRLSDRHDRRRVIVGCFAVAALVSVALSLSQDGLLLMALGALFGGLSFALYPLCVAHCNDRLLETERVAASGRLVLLYSIGAALGPLLGASFMTAAGTGGLFLFIALCAGLAMMIGLWRQSASEPVPDNYQQDFQIMPRTTPMASLLDPNSADEMPPEGQTT; the protein is encoded by the coding sequence ATGATTGCCGCCATCTATCCCGTTCGCAGCCTGCTGCTGTCCATCTTCATGCTGATGGCGGGCAGCGGATTTCTGGCGACGCTCATCAGCCTGCGGCTGGAACGGGCGGGCAGCGGCACGATGGCCATCGGCATCGTCGCGACCGCCTATTTTGGCGGGCTGATCGTGGGGTCGCTACGGGCGGCGGACGTGGTGCGGCGCGTGGGGCACATTCGCGCCTTTGCCGCGTTCGTCGCGTTGCTGTCGGCCAGCACGCTGTCCTATGCGTTGCTGACGCATCCGCTGTTCTGGATGGTGCTGCGCCTGATCGACGGGGTGTGCGTGGCGGGGGTGTTCGTGTGCCTGGAAAGCTGGCTGAACGACCGGGCGGAACCGCAGATGCGCGGCAGCGTGCTGGCGGCCTATATGGTCGCGCTCTATTCGGGGCAGGCGATCGGGCAATTGCTGCTCGGGGCGAGCGGGACGTTGCCCGCCATCCCGTTCCAGCTCGCGTCCATCCTGATTTCGCTGGCGATCATCCCGCTGTGCCTGACCCGCAGTTCGGCGCCCGCGCCGGTGGAGGCAAGCGCCTTTTCCATCCGGTCGCTGCTGATCGCATCGCCGCTGGGCGCGGGGGGCGCGGTGGCGACGGGGCTGATGCTGGGCGCCTTTTACGGGCTGGCTGCGGTGCATGTGCGGCGGCTGGGGCTGGACCTGGCTGAAACGGCGCGGTTCATGATGATCGTGATCCTGGGCGGCGTGGCGCTGCAATGGCCGCTGGGGCGATTGTCCGACCGGCACGACAGGCGGCGCGTGATCGTGGGATGCTTCGCGGTGGCGGCGCTGGTCAGCGTGGCGCTGTCGTTGAGCCAAGACGGGCTGTTGCTGATGGCGCTGGGCGCGCTGTTCGGGGGGTTGAGCTTTGCGCTGTATCCGCTGTGCGTCGCGCATTGCAACGACCGGTTGCTGGAGACCGAGCGGGTGGCGGCGAGCGGGCGGCTGGTGCTGCTCTATTCCATCGGCGCAGCTTTGGGGCCGCTGCTGGGGGCGAGCTTCATGACGGCGGCCGGGACGGGCGGGCTGTTCCTGTTCATCGCACTGTGCGCGGGGCTGGCGATGATGATCGGCCTGTGGCGGCAGAGTGCGTCGGAGCCTGTGCCGGACAATTATCAGCAGGATTTCCAGATCATGCCGCGCACCACGCCGATGGCGTCTTTGCTGGACCCCAACAGCGCCGATGAAATGCCGCCCGAAGGACAGACGACATGA
- a CDS encoding ectoine synthase, whose product MIVRKLQDIRKSDRNIKSEQWESARLLLKDDSMGFSFHITTMYAGEEIKMHYQNHLEAVLVLKGTGTIEDLGTGITHQLAGGVMYALNAHDKHVVRPTTDILCACVFNPPVTGKEVHDESGAYPAEADMIREAVLSN is encoded by the coding sequence ATGATCGTTCGTAAACTTCAGGACATCCGCAAATCGGACCGCAACATCAAGTCGGAGCAGTGGGAAAGTGCCCGGTTGCTGCTGAAAGACGACAGCATGGGCTTTTCCTTTCACATCACCACCATGTATGCCGGTGAAGAAATCAAGATGCACTACCAGAACCATCTGGAAGCGGTGCTGGTGCTGAAAGGCACGGGCACGATCGAGGATCTGGGCACCGGCATCACGCATCAGCTGGCCGGGGGCGTCATGTATGCGCTCAATGCCCATGACAAGCATGTCGTGCGGCCCACCACCGACATTCTGTGCGCCTGCGTGTTCAACCCGCCGGTCACCGGCAAGGAAGTGCATGACGAAAGCGGCGCCTACCCCGCCGAAGCGGACATGATCCGCGAGGCCGTACTGAGTAATTGA
- the thpD gene encoding ectoine hydroxylase, with protein MQDIYPSRHAKMAEFLPRLDPVVHGDWSEDAPISIDQAAQFDRDGYLVLENLFSDEEVAFLQSEARKLLGDPAALEDETVISEPGSREIRSIFRIHAQSPVIGRLAADARLAGVARFLLGDEVYIHQSRLNYKPGFQGKEFYWHSDFETWHVEDGMPRMRALSMSILLAENTPHNGPLMLIPGSHRSFLTCVGETPEDHYRMSLKRQEYGVPDEDSLAELAHKHGIVAPTGQPGSVVIFDCNVMHGSNGNITPFPRANAFLVYNAVSNRLAAPFGVEKPRPQFIAARGDPTPIAPVSGPLMEEVTA; from the coding sequence TTGCAAGACATCTACCCGTCCCGCCATGCCAAAATGGCGGAGTTTCTGCCGCGCCTCGACCCGGTCGTTCATGGCGACTGGAGCGAGGACGCACCGATCAGCATCGATCAGGCCGCCCAGTTCGACCGGGACGGCTATCTGGTGCTGGAAAACCTGTTTTCGGACGAGGAAGTCGCCTTCCTTCAGAGCGAGGCGCGCAAGCTGCTGGGCGATCCCGCCGCGCTGGAGGATGAGACGGTCATCAGCGAGCCGGGCAGCCGCGAAATCCGTTCCATCTTTCGCATTCATGCGCAAAGCCCGGTGATCGGTCGGCTGGCCGCCGACGCGCGGCTGGCGGGCGTGGCCCGGTTCCTGCTGGGCGATGAGGTGTACATTCACCAGTCGCGCCTGAACTACAAACCCGGTTTTCAGGGCAAGGAATTCTACTGGCACAGCGATTTCGAAACCTGGCATGTCGAGGACGGAATGCCGCGCATGCGGGCGCTGTCCATGTCGATATTGCTGGCGGAAAATACGCCGCATAACGGGCCGCTGATGCTGATCCCCGGATCGCACCGCAGCTTTTTGACCTGCGTGGGCGAAACGCCCGAGGATCATTACCGCATGTCATTGAAGCGCCAGGAATATGGCGTGCCGGACGAGGACAGCCTGGCCGAGTTGGCGCACAAGCATGGCATCGTCGCGCCGACGGGCCAGCCGGGATCGGTCGTGATATTCGATTGCAACGTCATGCATGGGTCAAACGGCAACATCACGCCATTCCCGCGCGCCAACGCCTTTCTGGTCTATAATGCCGTGAGCAACCGGCTGGCCGCGCCCTTTGGCGTTGAAAAGCCGCGCCCCCAGTTCATCGCCGCGCGGGGCGACCCCACGCCGATCGCGCCGGTATCGGGACCATTGATGGAAGAGGTGACGGCATGA
- a CDS encoding MarR family winged helix-turn-helix transcriptional regulator: MSSDIASLTLRALRRVLRATDIGSRRLATATGLTPSQWLVLREIASRDSPTPGTIATALKFSQATITAIVDRLEERGFVQRQRSDKDKRQFILSSLPPGDAALAEAPDLLQTSFTKRFANLPQWEQAMILAAVERLAMLLDAQDIDAAPLLDSGAIDRSEPV, encoded by the coding sequence ATGAGTTCAGACATCGCTTCCCTCACGCTCCGCGCACTCCGCCGCGTCCTCCGCGCCACCGACATCGGCAGCCGCCGCCTCGCCACCGCGACGGGACTCACCCCTTCGCAATGGCTCGTCCTGCGTGAAATCGCCTCCCGCGATTCGCCAACGCCCGGCACGATCGCCACCGCGCTCAAATTCAGCCAGGCGACCATCACCGCGATCGTTGATAGACTTGAGGAACGGGGCTTCGTTCAGCGCCAGCGGAGCGACAAGGACAAGCGGCAGTTCATTCTCTCGTCCCTCCCGCCCGGAGATGCCGCGCTGGCCGAAGCGCCGGACTTGTTGCAGACCAGCTTCACCAAGCGTTTCGCCAATCTGCCGCAATGGGAACAGGCCATGATCCTGGCGGCGGTCGAGCGGCTGGCGATGTTGCTGGACGCCCAGGACATAGACGCCGCGCCACTGCTCGACAGTGGCGCTATCGATCGATCCGAGCCTGTCTGA
- the ectA gene encoding diaminobutyrate acetyltransferase: MRRPVAADGPAVTALIAQCPPLDSNSAYCNLLQCTHFADSCVIAECDGAIAGWVSGYRPPSEPDSFFVWQVAVAPIARGRRLGGRMIEELLNRPSAQGVTHLITTVTDDNDASWALFEGLAKRWNAPLDKSALFDRDTHFAGAHATEWLARIGPLPRSLPGSSGSATSTNSKQGETAI; the protein is encoded by the coding sequence CTGCGCAGGCCCGTTGCCGCCGATGGCCCGGCCGTCACCGCGCTGATCGCGCAATGTCCGCCGCTCGATTCCAATTCGGCCTATTGCAACCTGCTTCAGTGCACGCATTTCGCCGACAGCTGCGTGATCGCCGAGTGCGATGGCGCGATCGCGGGATGGGTTTCAGGATACCGCCCGCCTTCGGAGCCGGACAGCTTCTTCGTCTGGCAGGTCGCCGTCGCGCCGATCGCGCGCGGGCGGCGGCTGGGCGGCCGCATGATCGAGGAACTGCTGAACCGCCCATCGGCGCAGGGCGTCACCCACCTGATCACCACAGTCACGGACGACAATGATGCGTCCTGGGCCTTGTTCGAAGGCCTCGCGAAACGGTGGAACGCCCCGCTCGACAAAAGCGCGCTGTTCGACCGCGACACTCATTTTGCCGGCGCCCATGCCACCGAATGGCTGGCGCGCATCGGCCCGCTGCCCCGCTCACTTCCCGGATCATCGGGCAGCGCGACATCAACCAATTCAAAACAGGGAGAAACGGCGATATGA
- a CDS encoding chloride channel protein has translation MPRSKLSLRRLRALLRRHGPEALVWRRRIAILSGAVLIGLVALLFAWIADEASDLFVDIATRWPGAPLLITPLGFAAIVWLTRKLAPAASGSGIPQVMAASRDPDHGLNRLLSARIVCVKFVMTIFGLLLGASVGREGPTVQISASIMAYAHRVMAIPLRASVYIAGGAAGVAAAFNTPLAGVAFAIEELAAAYEQRMALLVMAAVLIAGMVSLGLAGDYVYFGVMHQTLNVREALIAAPIAGVIGGLAGGCFSRLMLSAARSTTRPWRLLQKRPLLFAAGCGLVVALLGTATGLTWGTGYQTANAVITGSDVPIWFGAAKFVATLATAVSGIPGGIFAPSLSVGAGIGDVLRSMLPSYPSGAIILLGMVAYFTGVVRAPLTAVIIISETTASRGLMLPLLATALIADFAAQFISKERLYHGLSQRFVTGMESTQKAP, from the coding sequence ATGCCCCGGTCCAAGCTCTCCCTGCGTCGCCTGCGCGCGCTCCTGCGTCGGCATGGCCCGGAAGCATTGGTGTGGCGCCGTCGCATCGCCATTCTTAGCGGCGCAGTCCTGATCGGCCTTGTCGCCTTGTTGTTCGCCTGGATAGCGGACGAGGCCAGCGATCTGTTCGTCGACATCGCGACGCGCTGGCCGGGCGCGCCCCTGCTCATCACGCCGCTGGGATTTGCCGCCATCGTCTGGTTGACCCGCAAGCTTGCGCCCGCGGCCAGTGGATCGGGCATCCCGCAGGTCATGGCCGCCTCTCGCGATCCCGACCACGGGTTAAACCGGCTGCTGTCGGCCCGCATCGTGTGCGTGAAGTTCGTCATGACGATCTTTGGCCTGTTGTTGGGCGCTTCTGTCGGCCGGGAAGGGCCAACGGTGCAAATCTCGGCTTCCATCATGGCCTATGCGCATCGCGTGATGGCTATCCCCCTGCGCGCTTCGGTGTACATCGCCGGCGGCGCGGCGGGAGTGGCCGCTGCGTTCAACACGCCCTTGGCCGGCGTTGCCTTCGCCATAGAGGAACTTGCGGCAGCCTATGAACAGCGGATGGCCCTGCTGGTCATGGCGGCTGTCCTGATCGCCGGGATGGTCAGCCTGGGGTTGGCGGGCGACTATGTCTATTTCGGCGTGATGCATCAGACGCTCAATGTCCGCGAAGCGCTCATCGCCGCTCCCATTGCTGGCGTGATCGGCGGGCTTGCGGGGGGCTGCTTTTCCCGGCTGATGCTTTCAGCCGCAAGATCGACGACGCGGCCATGGCGCTTGCTGCAGAAAAGGCCGCTCCTGTTCGCGGCGGGATGCGGACTTGTGGTGGCCCTGCTTGGCACGGCAACGGGCCTGACCTGGGGCACCGGCTATCAAACCGCCAATGCGGTCATAACCGGTTCGGATGTGCCGATCTGGTTCGGAGCAGCGAAGTTCGTCGCCACCCTCGCTACGGCGGTGTCGGGCATTCCGGGCGGCATATTCGCGCCTTCGCTGTCGGTCGGGGCCGGGATCGGCGACGTTCTTCGCAGCATGTTGCCCAGCTATCCATCGGGCGCGATCATATTGTTGGGGATGGTCGCTTACTTCACTGGCGTCGTGCGCGCCCCGCTGACGGCAGTGATCATCATTTCAGAAACGACGGCGAGCCGTGGACTGATGCTGCCTCTGCTGGCTACTGCGCTGATCGCGGATTTTGCGGCGCAGTTCATCAGCAAGGAACGGCTCTATCATGGCCTTTCCCAGCGTTTTGTAACAGGGATGGAAAGCACTCAAAAAGCGCCTTGA
- the ectB gene encoding diaminobutyrate--2-oxoglutarate transaminase → MITTLPKPTNRKPDTAIYERRESVVRSYARSMPRQFNKAENVWMHDNQGGRYLDFLSGCSTLNYGHNHPVLKQALLDYVMADGIAHGLDLHTDAKADFLSTLENVILKPRGLDYRAMFTGPTGTNAVEAAIKLARKVTGREMVIAFTNGFHGMTLGALACTGNAAKRGGAGVPLSHVAHEPFDGYHGPDVDTAELLDRRLSDPSSGLDAPAAILVETVQGEGGLNAASPEWLRRINAIAKQHGALMIVDDIQAGCGRTGNFFSFEGMGFTPDIVTMAKSLSGMGLPFALTLVRPELDQWAPGEHNGTFRGNNHAFVTATAALRHFWSDGQFQQDVARRSTLLERRLDAMAAEHGLSTRGRGMMRGIDVGSGEIASIVTASCFDRGLIIETSGAHDEIVKVLAPLIIEDALLSAGLDILETSIREAMTVPYGVAAE, encoded by the coding sequence ATGATTACGACCCTTCCCAAGCCGACAAACCGCAAACCCGACACGGCCATTTATGAACGGCGCGAGTCCGTGGTCCGCAGCTATGCGCGATCCATGCCCCGCCAGTTCAACAAGGCGGAAAATGTGTGGATGCACGACAATCAGGGCGGCCGTTACCTGGATTTCCTGTCCGGTTGTTCCACGCTGAACTATGGCCATAACCACCCGGTTCTGAAGCAGGCGCTGCTTGATTATGTGATGGCCGACGGGATCGCGCACGGGCTGGACCTGCACACCGATGCCAAGGCCGATTTCCTCAGCACGCTGGAAAATGTGATCCTGAAGCCGCGCGGCCTTGATTATCGCGCGATGTTCACCGGGCCTACGGGCACGAACGCCGTCGAAGCCGCGATCAAGCTGGCCCGCAAGGTTACGGGCCGCGAAATGGTGATCGCCTTCACCAACGGTTTCCACGGCATGACGCTGGGCGCGCTCGCCTGCACGGGCAATGCCGCCAAGCGGGGCGGCGCGGGCGTGCCGCTGAGCCATGTCGCGCATGAACCCTTTGACGGCTATCATGGACCCGATGTGGACACGGCCGAATTGCTGGATCGGCGGCTGTCCGATCCGTCGAGCGGCCTGGACGCCCCCGCCGCCATATTGGTGGAAACGGTGCAGGGCGAAGGCGGCCTGAACGCCGCGTCGCCCGAATGGCTGCGCAGGATCAACGCCATCGCCAAGCAGCATGGCGCGTTGATGATCGTTGACGATATTCAGGCAGGCTGCGGCCGGACCGGAAACTTCTTCAGTTTCGAAGGCATGGGCTTCACGCCCGATATCGTCACCATGGCCAAGTCGCTGTCGGGCATGGGCCTGCCCTTCGCGTTGACGCTGGTGCGGCCGGAACTGGACCAGTGGGCGCCCGGCGAACATAACGGCACATTCCGGGGCAATAATCATGCCTTCGTTACCGCGACAGCCGCGCTGCGCCATTTCTGGAGCGACGGGCAGTTCCAGCAGGACGTCGCCCGCCGCAGCACGCTGCTTGAGCGGCGGCTGGACGCGATGGCGGCTGAACATGGCCTGTCGACCCGCGGCCGGGGGATGATGCGCGGCATTGACGTGGGATCGGGCGAGATCGCATCGATCGTGACCGCATCCTGCTTCGATCGCGGCCTCATCATCGAAACCAGCGGCGCGCATGACGAAATCGTCAAGGTTCTCGCGCCGCTGATCATAGAAGACGCCCTGCTTTCCGCCGGGCTAGACATTTTGGAAACCAGCATCCGCGAAGCGATGACCGTCCCCTACGGCGTCGCGGCGGAGTGA